The Candidatus Syntrophosphaera sp. DNA window GCCGCACAAAGCCTGCAGCATAATCCAGAGCCTTTTCCTGGAGCTTGACCAATTCCTCGATGTTCTGATGCGCCTGCCAGCGCAGATCAGCTTTACGGCCGAAAACACCCCAGCCGGAACAGGGCGCGTCCACCAAAACCCTGTCATAAGCAGGGGCCATGGGACCGTAACGGAAAGCGTCCGTCACGATCTGTTTGATATTGGTAAGCTGCAGGCGGTCCGCTGCTTGTTTGAGCAGTTTCATCTTATTGGGGATCTTGTCCACGGCAACCACTTCACCCGTATTGTCCATCTTTTCCGCGATATAGGTGCATTTGCCGCCCGGAGCCGCGAACAGGTCCAGGATGTTCTCTCCTTTTTGCGGGTCGAGCAGGTCCACGATCAGGGAGGAAGATGTGTCCTGCACGGAGAAATAACCTTCGGAAAAGGCCACGTCATCCAGAACCTCCTCTGCGGATTCAGTGACCAGCGTCATCTTGCTCACCGGCGATGGCCTGACCATGATGTTTCGCTTGGAAAAATACTGGACCAGTTTTTCCGGGGTCGTGGCAGTGGCATTCACCCTCATGTGCAGCTTGGAATTCTCATTGTAATAGAGCGCCAGCAGTTCCGTGTTGTCTGCGCCCCAGAGTGAGATCCAGCGTTCTATTAAAGCTGGGGGATAAGAGTGTTCATATGCGATCCGCAAAACCGGATCAGACGGATAGGTGACTTCAGGATTGCGCTGCCAGGCCCGAAGCAGTGCATTGACGAAATCGCCCACTTTTTCTCCCAAGGCTGATTTGGCCAGTGCCACAGTCTCATTGACCGCCGCGTGGGCAGGTATGGAGTCCAAATACATCAGCTGATACAATCCCAGGTACAGCCAGGCCTTGATCTTGATGTCGGTGGCAGCGAACTTATCCGCGTCGGCGTATTGGGAAAGGATGTAATCCAGTTTCCCCCGCAGTTTGACCACGCCCTTGACCATGTTGTAATAGAGAGCGACATTTTCCCGGTCATTCTTCAGTTTTTTGGCTCGCTGATGCAGAAGGGTATCGGAAAACTCCATATCCTTGAAGATCTTCAGAATGGTCTGATAAGCTTCGTTCCTAAGCATCTATCTATTTCTTTGATAGAGTCTTCTGATTATTTCCTTGATCAGTTGCTCAGCATTCATTTTGGCCGCCTCGTCCGGCATCAGGCTGATCTCGCGGCGGATGTCACGCGCGTTGAAGCCCAGAGTCTGCAAGGCGTTCTCCACTTCCAGGATCACGTTTTCCTCGACCACCTGCTCGCCTGGGCCAACCTGATCGATCAGATGGACCAGCTTGCCCTTCAGCTCAATGATCAAGCGCTGGGCGCTTTTCAGTCCGATGCCTGGAACCTTGGTCAGTAGAGCTGTTTCATCCCTTTCGACAGCCTTCACGAAAGTCGGGATGGGCAGGGTGGAGATAATGGACAGGGCGCTCTTGGGACCGACACCGGATATGCGGTTCAGCTGCTTGTATAGCTCGCATTCCGCGGGTGTGGCAAAACCGAACAAACGCAGGTCATCCTGGCCAACGTGCAGATGGGTGAAGAGTTTGCAGACCGCGCCCGTATCGGGCAATACCTCATAGGTGCTGATGGGAATGTGTAACTCAAAAGCAAGCCCGGAAGCTGTTTCCAGGACCACATTCACCGGTGTTTTGTGTGCTATTACGCCTTTAATGTAGTTTATCATGACATGAATTTCATCCTGTGATAATGGCACATTGCCAGGCCCAGCGCGTCATAGGCGTCATCCGTGGCCTGTTGTTGCTTCAGTTTGAGCATCTGGCTGATCATGTAGCGGACCTGCTGTTTGGACGCGTTTCCATTTCCGACGACGGCTTTTTTGACTTCCCGGGGCGAGTATTCCAGCAGCGGCACCTTGTGCCTGGCTATGGCAAGCAGGATCACTCCGCGGGCGTGTCCCAAAGTGAACACGCTGCGGATGTGCTTTTGGAAAAACATGGTCTCCACAACCGCCACGTCTGGTTTGTATTGTTCCAATACGCCGTCGATCGCCGTATAGAGGAGGTCGAGCCGCTTGAGCAGGTCTTTCTCCCGGACCATGTTGACCACGTCGCAGCCAGCGCCAATGATCTTCTTGCCCTGCACTTCAAGCAGGCCATAGCCGCAGAAGCGGCTGCCGGGATCGATTCCGACGATGATCACTATTACTGGCTGAGAGATTCCATTACAGAGTCGGATACTTCGAAATTGGCATAGACTTTCTGAACGTCGTCCAGATCTTCCAGCATTTCGATCAGCTTGAACAGCCTGGGAGCAAAGTCGTCCGCGTTGATGGTATTCTTGGGGACCTTTGTCAATTCCGCGTTTTCCACCGGATAGCCGAGTTTTTCAAAATTGCCCAGCACGCTGTGGAATTCGCCGGGCGCGGTATAGATGTCGAAATATTCGTCATTGAGCTCGACATCCTCGGCTCCGGCATCAAGGGCCAGCATCATGAATTCATCTTCATCGAGGCCAGCCGCGGGAACGTTGAAAAATCCCTTCTGATCGAAGTTCCAGGCCACAGACCCCGTTTCGGCCAGATTGCCCCCATACTTGGAAAACGTGTGGCGCAGATCGGCGACCGTGCGATTCTTGTTGTCTGTCATCACCTCAACGACGATGCCCACACCATTTTGGCCATAACCTTCGTAGGTGATCTCTTCATAGGTTTCGCCTTCGATCTCACCGGTGCCTCGTTTGATCGCGCGTTCGATGTTCTCGCGGGGCATGTTTGCCGCTTTGGCTGTGTTGATGGCTGTGCGGAGGCGGGGGTTCATTTCAGCGTCGCCTCCGCCATTCTTGGCTGCCAGGATGATCTCTTTGACGATGCGGGTGAATATCTGCCCGCGTTTGGCGTCGGTAGCGCCTTTTTTGTGCTTGATCGAGCTCCACTTATTGTGTCCGGACATGCAAACCTCTTTTATGTTAATCAGTTACATCAGTTTATTGCTTGAAACCAGCTTGGGCGCAGGGCAAAAAAATGTCAAGCAAGAAAAAGGGGAAGGCTGGTTCATAGCCTTCCCCGGAATCTGAATCCTGCGCAGTGCAGGGATTTATGCTTCGGAATCCTGCCAGGCGGCTATGACCTTTGCCGCGATCTCGTCAGGAACTTTCTCGTAGTGGCTGAATTTTTGGGTGAAGCGGCCTCTGCCCTGGGTGAATGATTTCAGGGCCGGGAAGTAGAAATACATTTCCGCGACCGGCATCTGGGCGCTCAGATACTGCTTTTTACCCCGCTGCTCCATACCCATGATGCGTCCGCGGCGGGTGCTGATATCACCCATCACGTCGCCCATGTATTCGCCGGGAACTATGATCGTGAGGTCATGGATCGGTTCCAGAAGGATCGGCTTGCATTTCTTGAAGCCTTCCTTGAGGGCCATGGACGAGGCGATCTTGAAGGCCATTTCAGAGCTGTCCACGTCGTGGTAGCTGCCGTAGTAGACTTCCACGCTCACGTCAACGACATGGTAGCCGGCAATGATCCCTTTTTCCATCGTTTCCACGAGACCTTTTTCGATCGCGGGGATAAAGTTGGAGGGAATCACTCCGCCGACGATGGCATTGATGAATTGGAATCCTTCGCCGCGCTCGGCCGGTTTGATGCGGAAATACACTTCGCCATACTGGCCGCGCCCGCCGGATTGCTTTTTATGGCGGTACTGGGATTCGGCGCTGCCCATGATGGTCTCTTTATAGGGTATGCGCGGTTCTTTCATCATGGCGTCGACTTTGTAGCGGTTCTTAAGTTTTTTCAGGACCAGTTGCAGCTGCTGTTCGCCCATGCCGGAGATGACGTTTTCATGGGTCTCCAGGTTCAGGTCGAAACGGATGGTGGGATCTTCCGCGATCACGCGCTGCAGGGCGGAGCCGATCTTATCCTCATCGGATTGGTTGGCGGCGCGGATCATCTGCCAGAATGTGGGGGTGGGAAGTTCCGGCATGGGAAGCGCGAGATTGGACCCGATGGCGGTTATGTTGTTCAAGGCCTTGGCGTGTTTCAGCTTGACCAGTGCTCCGATCTCTCCGGCCCGGATCTCCTGGGTGTCGGTCCTGGTCTTGCCCAGCATGTAATACATGTTTCCGGCTTTGTCCTTGGCGTCTTTTTCCGGAATGTAGAATTCCATGCCCGTCTTCAGCGTGCCGGATAACATGCGCACATAAGCGTAATCTCCCATGTTGGGGTCCGCATAAAGCTTGAAGATGAAGCCCAGCAGCTCGCCGTCGGGTTTGACGATGAAATCTTTAGGATTGCCCTGTTCCAAAGCCTGGATCGGATTGGCATCCTCGGGGGAAGGCAGATAGCGGGTAACGGCGTCAAGGAAGGCCATGATGCCAACTCCGGTATGGGCTGAAGAGGCAAAGGCCGGGAAAATGTCGCCGTTCGCGACCGCTTTCTTCAATCCGGCCAGAAGCTGCTCGTCGCTGAGTTCCATGTTTTCCAGAAACGCGTTCAGAAGTTCTTCGTCAGTTTCGGCCACGGCCTCCATCAGATGAGTCCGCGCTTCTTCGACAGAGGATTTCATGTCTTCCGGAACCTCGCCTTCGCCGGAGGGGCGGATGGCTTTCTGGCGGATGATGTCGACCACTCCTTCGAAGGTGTTTTCCCTGCCGATGGGAATCTGGATCGGGGTGGCGTTGATGTCGGCATTCTCGTGAATGTTCTCCAGAGTCTTGTAAAAATCGGCGTGTTCGTTGTCCATCCGGTTAACCAGGATGACTTTGCCCACTTTTTTATGCTCAAGTTGCTCGATGGCGAGTTCCAGGCCGACCTCGTATCCACCCGCGGCATTGGCAACCAGGACAACGCTTTCCACAGCCGGGATGGCGACGATGGCGTCACCTACGAAATCCGGATTGCCCGGCGCGTCCAGGATGTTGATCTTGTGGTCGTTATGGTTCACGAAGCCCAGGCTAAGGCTCAGAGACATCTTTTTGGCCGTCTCTTCGGGATCGAAATCCATCACTGTGTTGCCCTCATCGATCTTGCCGATGCGGCTGGTGGTGTGGGTCAGATAAAAAATCTGTTCGGCAACTGTGGTCTTGCC harbors:
- the rsmB gene encoding 16S rRNA (cytosine(967)-C(5))-methyltransferase RsmB; its protein translation is MLRNEAYQTILKIFKDMEFSDTLLHQRAKKLKNDRENVALYYNMVKGVVKLRGKLDYILSQYADADKFAATDIKIKAWLYLGLYQLMYLDSIPAHAAVNETVALAKSALGEKVGDFVNALLRAWQRNPEVTYPSDPVLRIAYEHSYPPALIERWISLWGADNTELLALYYNENSKLHMRVNATATTPEKLVQYFSKRNIMVRPSPVSKMTLVTESAEEVLDDVAFSEGYFSVQDTSSSLIVDLLDPQKGENILDLFAAPGGKCTYIAEKMDNTGEVVAVDKIPNKMKLLKQAADRLQLTNIKQIVTDAFRYGPMAPAYDRVLVDAPCSGWGVFGRKADLRWQAHQNIEELVKLQEKALDYAAGFVRPEGIMVYSTCTMNPAENEDQIQKFLARNPRFKLIDASQILPSSYTAAGMYRTLPFIHNMDGAFAAKMIKRK
- the ruvA gene encoding Holliday junction branch migration protein RuvA translates to MINYIKGVIAHKTPVNVVLETASGLAFELHIPISTYEVLPDTGAVCKLFTHLHVGQDDLRLFGFATPAECELYKQLNRISGVGPKSALSIISTLPIPTFVKAVERDETALLTKVPGIGLKSAQRLIIELKGKLVHLIDQVGPGEQVVEENVILEVENALQTLGFNARDIRREISLMPDEAAKMNAEQLIKEIIRRLYQRNR
- the ruvC gene encoding crossover junction endodeoxyribonuclease RuvC: MIIVGIDPGSRFCGYGLLEVQGKKIIGAGCDVVNMVREKDLLKRLDLLYTAIDGVLEQYKPDVAVVETMFFQKHIRSVFTLGHARGVILLAIARHKVPLLEYSPREVKKAVVGNGNASKQQVRYMISQMLKLKQQQATDDAYDALGLAMCHYHRMKFMS
- a CDS encoding YebC/PmpR family DNA-binding transcriptional regulator, with translation MSGHNKWSSIKHKKGATDAKRGQIFTRIVKEIILAAKNGGGDAEMNPRLRTAINTAKAANMPRENIERAIKRGTGEIEGETYEEITYEGYGQNGVGIVVEVMTDNKNRTVADLRHTFSKYGGNLAETGSVAWNFDQKGFFNVPAAGLDEDEFMMLALDAGAEDVELNDEYFDIYTAPGEFHSVLGNFEKLGYPVENAELTKVPKNTINADDFAPRLFKLIEMLEDLDDVQKVYANFEVSDSVMESLSQ
- a CDS encoding elongation factor G, translated to MKDYNLKKLRNLLFMGSSGAGKTTVAEQIFYLTHTTSRIGKIDEGNTVMDFDPEETAKKMSLSLSLGFVNHNDHKINILDAPGNPDFVGDAIVAIPAVESVVLVANAAGGYEVGLELAIEQLEHKKVGKVILVNRMDNEHADFYKTLENIHENADINATPIQIPIGRENTFEGVVDIIRQKAIRPSGEGEVPEDMKSSVEEARTHLMEAVAETDEELLNAFLENMELSDEQLLAGLKKAVANGDIFPAFASSAHTGVGIMAFLDAVTRYLPSPEDANPIQALEQGNPKDFIVKPDGELLGFIFKLYADPNMGDYAYVRMLSGTLKTGMEFYIPEKDAKDKAGNMYYMLGKTRTDTQEIRAGEIGALVKLKHAKALNNITAIGSNLALPMPELPTPTFWQMIRAANQSDEDKIGSALQRVIAEDPTIRFDLNLETHENVISGMGEQQLQLVLKKLKNRYKVDAMMKEPRIPYKETIMGSAESQYRHKKQSGGRGQYGEVYFRIKPAERGEGFQFINAIVGGVIPSNFIPAIEKGLVETMEKGIIAGYHVVDVSVEVYYGSYHDVDSSEMAFKIASSMALKEGFKKCKPILLEPIHDLTIIVPGEYMGDVMGDISTRRGRIMGMEQRGKKQYLSAQMPVAEMYFYFPALKSFTQGRGRFTQKFSHYEKVPDEIAAKVIAAWQDSEA